The Terriglobales bacterium region GCGGTATTAAAAACGACTTCCCCGTAGCACTCGCCTTTTGCACCGAACCCCTTGCCGCGGAAGACGCGTCCGTCTTCCAGCGCCAGGATGGCCTCCATTCGCGCTCCGGGAACTGGATTTTATGAATTCTAGCAGGCAATCGCGGAAGCGCCAAGCTTGACGTTCAGCGCAGCCGGCGCAGCATCAGCACCAGCGTGATGAAGAAAACCACGAACGCGGTCGGCGCCGCTACCTGCACGATGACGGTGCCCATCGGGGCGGCCCAATCCCCGGTGTCACGCACCGTGAGCAACAGCCCCAGCAGCGTCACCAGCACTACCGCGAAGAACGACAGGAACGCTCCTAGGATCGCCAGAATCAGGGCCCCGATGACCGTGCCCTGCCCCCGTCGATCCTGCTCTTGTTCTCCGGACTCCTCCGGCGCCTGTTCCGGCTGACCGGCCTGCTGTTCGTCCGCCACAGCCTCCCCCAGTGCCGCAAACCTGCGCGGTCCGACTGCGCTTGATTCCTATTGCAGCGTTCCCAGCCGCGCCACCGGCCAGTATACGAAAACCGCCTTGCCGTAAATGTTCTCTTCGCGCACCGGCCCGAACTCGCGGCTGTCATTCGACATCAGGCGGTGGTCGCCCAGGACATAGTACGCCCCCGGCGGCACCAGGACCTCGGGATAGGAACGGAAATCCCAATACTGCTTGGGGACATAAGGCTCATCGATCAAGGTGCCGTTCAGCAGCACGCGTCCCGCCGCCACCCGCACCCGGTCTCCGGGCACTCCAATCACGCGCTTGATGTAGCTC contains the following coding sequences:
- the lepB gene encoding signal peptidase I, with amino-acid sequence MLTDKSQPAAEHAAAPRSVWQTWVRDLLIACGIAAFIILFLYQPVKVEGNSMLPSLEDQQRIFINKFVYRLEAIHHGDIVVFRYPRDPSKSYIKRVIGVPGDRVRVAAGRVLLNGTLIDEPYVPKQYWDFRSYPEVLVPPGAYYVLGDHRLMSNDSREFGPVREENIYGKAVFVYWPVARLGTLQ